One Papaver somniferum cultivar HN1 chromosome 10, ASM357369v1, whole genome shotgun sequence genomic window carries:
- the LOC113318377 gene encoding cellulose synthase-like protein G3, with amino-acid sequence MTTTTSYLLSSSSSSAPLHTFKVLRRTLWNRIFALIFTLAILSLFVHHFICLLGSTNTTTFFLHFTLLFSDVILSFMWATTQSFRWRPIRRSVYPENLIQVTRDRDFPKLDVFICTSDPYKEPPMGVVNTALSVMAYDYPSDKISVYVSDDGGSELTLFAFMEAAKFATHWLPFCKKYRVEDRCPAAYFSSSHCRSTTHAEELKMMYETMKMKVESVVDRGCVGDEHIKTDKQREAFNWWAHGFTRQGHPTVVQVLLETGKDKDITGVEMPNLVYVSRQKSKASHHHFKAGALNVLLRVSAAMTNAPLILTLDCDMYSNDPTTPLQMLCFMLDSKMSKYGYVQFPQRFHGINKNDIYGGENKRLFQINPIGMDGLAGTNYVGTGTFFRRRAFFGGPSSYVSAEKPELNPNHVVDKSIQSEAVLEMAQSVASCEYENGTRWGYKMGFRYGSLVEDYFTGYQLNCEGWDSVFYHPDRAAFWGDIPINLDDVLSQNKRWCVGLLEVAFSKHSPIIFGTKSRGILMGLAYSHFAFWGIWSIPVTIYAFIPQLTLLNGVSPFPKVSEPWFFLYVFVFLGSYIQDCLDFILMGGTFHRWWNDQRMWLIRGISSYFFGTIDFFLKSFGISTFGFDITSKVIDDEQNKHYEQGIFEFGVASPLFVSLTTAAIINFIAFSVGVTRLILGHNKLEEICIQLFLSGFGVVNCWPVYEAIVLRNDKGKIPLKNTILSSVLAFSLYSFSYCLTSKI; translated from the exons ATGACTACCACAACCTCCTATCttctatcatcttcatcatcatcagcgcCTCTGCACACGTTTAAGGTCCTTAGACGCACACTCTGGAACCGAATCTTTGCTCTGATTTTCACATTAGCAATCTTATCTTTATTTGTGCATCATTTCATATGTCTCTTAGGTTCCACAAACACCACAACTTTCTTCCTTCACTTCACCTTATTATTCTCCGATGTGATACTCTCGTTCATGTGGGCGACCACACAGTCTTTCCGTTGGCGTCCCATCCGTCGATCTGTGTACCCCGAGAACCTTATTCAAGTAACCAGGGATCGTGATTTTCCAAAGTTAGATGTGTTCATATGTACTTCCGATCCGTATAAAGAACCACCTATGGGTGTCGTTAACACGGCTTTATCGGTAATGGCTTATGATTATCCATCCGATAAGATATCGGTATATGTATCAGACGACGGAGGATCGGAGTTGACTCTTTTTGCTTTCATGGAAGCTGCTAAGTTTGCTACTCACTGGTTGCCTTTCTGTAAGAAGTATAGAGTTGAAGATAGGTGTCCTGCTGCCTATTTCAGTTCAAGTCATTGCAGGTCAACCACACACGCTGAGGAGCTTAAG ATGATGTACGAAACTATGAAAATGAAAGTAGAAAGCGTTGTTGACAGAGGGTGTGTTGGTGATGAGCACATCAAAACTGATAAGCAGCGTGAAGCTTTCAATTGGTGGGCACACGGATTTACACGTCAAGGTCATCCTACTGTAGTCCAG GTTCTATTAGAGACTGGTAAAGACAAGGACATCACAGGTGTCGAGATGCCAAACCTAGTTTATGTTTCGAGACAGAAAAGTAAAGCCTCACACCACCACTTTAAAGCTGGTGCTCTAAATGTTCTG CTTCGAGTATCGGCTGCCATGACAAATGCACCATTAATCCTGACGTTAGATTGCGACATGTATTCAAATGATCCTACTACTCCCCTTCAAATGTTATGCTTTATGTTGGATTCGAAGATGTCAAAATACGGTTATGTTCAATTCCCTCAACGCTTTCATGGGATTAATAAGAACGACATCTATGGAGGTGAAAACAAACGTTTGTTTCAAATTAATCCAATTGGTATGGATGGTTTAGCGGGAACCAATTACGTAGGTACAGGGACTTTTTTTCGCCGACGAGCTTTCTTTGGTGGGCCTTCGTCATACGTATCCGCTGAAAAACCAGAACTAAACCCTAACCATGTTGTTGATAAGTCCATTCAATCAGAAGCAGTTCTGGAAATGGCTCAAAGTGTAGCTAGCTGTGAATATGAAAATGGTACCAGATGGGGTTATAAG ATGGGTTTCAGATATGGGTCACTAGTGGAAGACTATTTCACAGGTTATCAATTGAATTGTGAAGGATGGGACTCTGTATTTTACCATCCAGATCGGGCAGCATTTTGGGGGGACATTCctatcaaccttgatgatgtGTTGAGCCAAAACAAAAGATGGTGTGTAGGCTTACTTGAAGTGGCTTTCTCCAAACACAGCCCCATCATATTTGGAACAAAATCTAGAGGTATTTTGATGGGCTTAGCTTATTCCCATTTCGCCTTTTGGGGTATTTGGTCTATTCCGGTTACCATTTATGCTTTCATACCCCAACTTACTCTCCTCAATGGAGTTTCGCCATTCCCCAAG GTATCTGAACCTTGGTTCTTCTTGTATGTATTCGTTTTCCTTGGATCTTACATCCAAGACTGCCTAGATTTTATATTAATGGGAGGAACATTTCACCGTTGGTGGAACGATCAAAGAATGTGGTTGATCCGAGGAATCTCATCTTACTTCTTTGGAACCATTGATTTCTTCCTGAAGTCATTCGGTATATCTACATTTGGTTTCGATATAACTAGTAAAGTAATAGATGATGAACAAAACAAACACTATGAACAAGGAATTTTCGAGTTTGGAGTTGCGTCACCTTTGTTTGTTTCATTAACAACAGCAGCTATCATCAACTTCATCGCCTTTTCTGTGGGTGTCACAAGATTGATTTTGGGACACAACAAATTGGAGGAAATTTGCATTCAGCTGTTTTTATCAGGTTTCGGGGTGGTCAATTGTTGGCCAGTATATGAAGCTATAGTATTGAGAAATGACAAAGGAAAAATTCCTTTAAAGAATACAATTTTATCTAGTGTTCTGGCGTTTTCTTTGTACTCATTTTCTTATTGTCTTACGTCTAAAATATGA